A genomic segment from Streptosporangium roseum DSM 43021 encodes:
- a CDS encoding YveK family protein — translation MSLPPDTPVRRSGGDLADYASLLRRRWPILLFFLAAGIGGGGALLRLTPPSYTATAQVLVSPTGLYEQTNQVTSRQREPLNLDTEVQIAQSAVVAGKVRAALKSTPAPVDVSVPPNTSVLEISYTAADPRTAAAGAGAYAQAYLANRGESATQALDAQLKALLAKLKQVNASLVTVADTLPGLARGTAERTIALQRQNVLGRQIYHLTVRYDALRTIPVTPGSVISEAVAPAGPSAPSPPLHLGSGLMIGLLAGVGAAWVRDRLDTRIRTGSDVRRLTGLDLLSAEEVGELTDGAGSAVLLITVPGTSSRDVAQAVRGLDERRIPVLGALAAPPAGPSAVSGGRPPESRRTPESGRTPRAGRASKSGRVPKSGRTRASAPADASAPTFAGGTAHGTGGRPAPAPHQAAPPSQPHPPSADKMVFPT, via the coding sequence ATGAGCCTGCCACCGGACACCCCCGTCCGCCGCTCCGGTGGAGACCTGGCGGACTACGCGTCCCTCCTCCGCCGCAGATGGCCGATCCTGCTGTTCTTCCTCGCGGCCGGGATCGGCGGCGGCGGCGCCCTGCTCCGGCTCACCCCGCCCTCCTACACCGCCACCGCCCAGGTGCTGGTCTCCCCGACGGGCCTCTACGAACAGACCAACCAGGTCACCAGCCGGCAGCGCGAGCCGCTCAACCTCGACACCGAGGTGCAGATCGCCCAGTCCGCCGTGGTCGCCGGGAAGGTCCGGGCCGCGCTCAAGAGCACGCCGGCACCCGTCGACGTCTCCGTGCCGCCCAACACCTCGGTCCTGGAGATCTCCTACACCGCCGCCGACCCGCGCACCGCGGCAGCCGGGGCCGGCGCCTACGCGCAGGCCTATCTGGCCAACCGGGGCGAGTCCGCCACGCAGGCGCTGGACGCCCAGCTCAAGGCGCTCCTCGCCAAGCTCAAACAGGTCAACGCCAGCCTGGTCACGGTGGCGGACACGCTCCCCGGCCTGGCGAGGGGGACGGCGGAGCGGACCATCGCCCTGCAGCGGCAGAACGTGCTCGGCCGCCAGATCTACCACCTCACGGTCAGATACGACGCGCTCAGGACCATCCCCGTCACCCCGGGTTCGGTGATCAGCGAGGCGGTCGCCCCGGCCGGGCCCAGCGCCCCCAGCCCACCCCTGCATCTCGGCAGCGGTCTCATGATCGGCCTGCTCGCCGGGGTCGGCGCCGCCTGGGTCCGCGACCGCCTCGACACCAGGATCCGCACGGGCTCCGACGTCAGGCGCCTGACCGGCCTCGACCTCCTCAGCGCGGAGGAGGTCGGAGAGCTGACGGACGGCGCGGGGAGCGCCGTGCTGCTGATCACCGTGCCGGGGACGTCCTCGCGGGACGTGGCGCAGGCCGTACGCGGTCTCGACGAGCGCAGGATCCCCGTGCTCGGCGCGCTCGCCGCCCCGCCGGCCGGGCCGTCGGCCGTCTCCGGCGGCCGGCCCCCGGAGAGCCGGCGGACCCCGGAGAGCGGACGGACTCCGAGGGCGGGGCGGGCCTCGAAGTCCGGCCGGGTCCCCAAGTCCGGCCGGACCCGCGCCTCCGCCCCCGCTGACGCCTCCGCGCCCACCTTCGCCGGCGGGACGGCCCACGGCACCGGAGGCCGGCCCGCGCCGGCCCCGCACCAGGCCGCCCCGCCGTCGCAGCCGCACCCGCCCTCGGCCGACAAGATGGTCTTCCCGACGTGA
- a CDS encoding sulfotransferase family protein, with the protein MRPRLKRSVHAVSRTTGRLTAGSRVLPSFLIAGAQRSGTTSLYRALAQHPLILKPVLHKGVHYFDVAYDRGLPWYRAHFPLQATASRLARRYGCRPQAFESSPYYLFHPLACPRIAWDLPGVKVIVLVRDPVERAFSAHAHELARGFENETSFARAVELEESRLAGAVEGLCASPYSVSHAHRHHAYLARGRYAEQLAPLEPLIGRDRVLVLDSGRFFAEPETVYDRVLEFLGLPHIGDPVFERHNARPRPAPMPDPLRRELTDLFEESDALLTPWLGTEPTWRR; encoded by the coding sequence GTGAGACCCAGGCTGAAGCGTTCCGTCCACGCCGTGTCGCGGACCACCGGACGCCTCACCGCCGGGAGCCGGGTGCTGCCCTCCTTCCTGATCGCCGGGGCGCAGCGCTCCGGCACCACCTCGCTCTACCGGGCGCTGGCCCAGCACCCGCTGATCCTCAAGCCCGTCCTCCACAAGGGCGTCCACTACTTCGACGTGGCCTACGACCGCGGCCTGCCCTGGTACCGGGCGCATTTCCCGCTGCAGGCCACGGCCTCCCGGCTGGCGCGCCGGTACGGCTGCCGCCCGCAGGCCTTCGAATCGTCGCCCTACTACCTGTTCCATCCGCTCGCCTGCCCCCGGATCGCCTGGGACCTGCCAGGCGTGAAGGTGATCGTGCTGGTCCGCGACCCGGTGGAACGCGCCTTCTCTGCCCACGCCCACGAGCTGGCCCGGGGCTTCGAGAACGAGACCTCCTTCGCCAGGGCGGTGGAGCTGGAGGAGAGCCGGCTGGCCGGGGCGGTGGAGGGGTTGTGCGCCTCCCCGTACTCGGTGAGCCACGCCCACCGCCACCACGCCTACCTGGCCAGGGGGCGCTACGCCGAGCAGCTCGCCCCGCTGGAGCCGCTGATCGGCCGGGACCGGGTGCTCGTCCTGGACAGCGGGCGGTTCTTCGCCGAGCCGGAGACCGTCTACGACCGGGTGCTGGAGTTCCTCGGACTGCCGCACATCGGCGACCCGGTGTTCGAACGGCACAACGCCCGGCCCCGGCCCGCGCCGATGCCCGACCCACTCCGCCGCGAGCTGACCGACCTCTTCGAGGAGTCCGACGCCCTGCTGACCCCGTGGCTCGGCACGGAGCCGACATGGCGGCGCTGA
- a CDS encoding lipopolysaccharide biosynthesis protein, translating into MPALTLLRPLRLPRLNGPARGGLAGLAGAATAAAAQFAVVVLVTREAGQEAAGAFFAATALCLMAAGILRMDAGNGLIYFIARSRPFGYRCTSGYVRAALVPVVALSLVTATAALLSTPDPTVRVLAAALPVVVCADIVVAATRGFGAMRPTVLLGGVLQPVAQLVLVSAVVVAGAGSVPLLAAAWALPSLPVLLLSAIWLRRRLPYTPYLPGTAHDLWRYTWPRSMAAGIQAVFQRLDIVVVAMLAGPVEAAVYTAATRFKIVGQLVNQGLTQAVQPRLVRALTAGDLARARELYQSTTMWLVLLTWPIWLGYAVLAPWLLGLFGDGYASGVPVALVLAATMMLATACGMADVVLASAGHTGAGLANLVAAITVTVALDALLVPVWGAYGAALGWAGGMLVKNLLPLWRIHRRYGLRPFGAHSLAALKSWRAR; encoded by the coding sequence GTGCCGGCGCTGACCCTGCTCCGGCCGCTCCGGCTGCCCCGCCTGAACGGGCCCGCGCGGGGCGGGCTGGCCGGGCTGGCCGGGGCGGCGACCGCCGCCGCCGCGCAGTTCGCGGTGGTCGTGCTGGTCACCCGGGAAGCCGGCCAGGAGGCCGCGGGCGCCTTCTTCGCGGCGACCGCGCTGTGCCTGATGGCCGCCGGCATCCTGCGGATGGACGCCGGCAACGGGCTGATCTACTTCATCGCCCGCTCCCGGCCGTTCGGATACCGCTGCACCTCCGGCTACGTCCGCGCGGCGCTCGTCCCGGTGGTGGCGCTCTCGCTGGTCACCGCGACGGCAGCCCTGCTCAGCACCCCCGACCCCACGGTCCGGGTGCTGGCCGCGGCGCTGCCGGTGGTGGTGTGCGCGGACATCGTCGTGGCCGCGACCCGCGGGTTCGGCGCGATGCGGCCGACCGTGCTGCTGGGCGGCGTGCTCCAGCCGGTGGCCCAGCTCGTGCTGGTCTCGGCCGTGGTGGTGGCGGGAGCCGGGTCGGTGCCGCTGCTCGCGGCGGCCTGGGCCCTGCCGTCCCTGCCAGTCCTGCTGCTGTCGGCGATCTGGCTGCGCCGGCGGCTGCCGTACACGCCCTACCTGCCGGGGACCGCGCACGACCTGTGGCGCTACACCTGGCCCCGGTCGATGGCCGCCGGGATCCAGGCGGTGTTCCAGCGGCTCGACATCGTGGTCGTGGCGATGCTCGCCGGGCCGGTCGAGGCCGCGGTCTACACCGCCGCCACCCGATTCAAGATCGTGGGTCAGCTCGTCAACCAGGGGCTGACCCAGGCCGTGCAGCCGAGGCTGGTGCGCGCGCTGACCGCCGGGGACCTGGCGCGCGCCCGCGAGCTGTACCAGTCGACCACCATGTGGCTGGTCCTGCTGACCTGGCCGATCTGGCTGGGCTACGCCGTGCTCGCACCGTGGCTGCTCGGCCTGTTCGGCGACGGCTACGCCTCCGGCGTCCCGGTGGCGCTCGTGCTGGCCGCGACGATGATGCTCGCCACCGCCTGCGGCATGGCCGACGTGGTGCTGGCCTCCGCCGGGCACACCGGCGCCGGCCTGGCCAACCTGGTCGCCGCCATCACGGTGACGGTGGCGCTCGACGCGCTGCTGGTCCCCGTCTGGGGGGCGTACGGCGCCGCCCTCGGCTGGGCCGGAGGCATGCTGGTCAAGAACCTGCTCCCGCTGTGGCGGATCCATCGCCGGTACGGCCTGCGCCCCTTCGGCGCCCACAGCCTGGCCGCCCTGAAGTCGTGGCGGGCACGATGA
- a CDS encoding sulfotransferase, with protein sequence MTPVLVTGLPRSGTSWTGKMLSAGGELVYVNEPLNPQHPPGRCPGVLNAQVTHRFQYICPDNDETWLPAFADTVALRYRFLAELRRNRSPYDLARMARYGTAFTLGRLTGRRALLDDPFALFSAGWFAERLGCRVVILLRDPVSFVGSWQRLGWTIYFHELLEQPLLVRDHPHLEELRPLVGCQDRLAKAVALWRAARTVAADLAARHPGILLARYEDLAADPARGFRRLYDWSGLTWSVRAEERISRACTAAATGAGGFAWSGLSRTAYRPMDSRRALVTAAGRLTPEEIHRVRELASR encoded by the coding sequence ATGACGCCCGTGCTGGTGACCGGGCTGCCGCGGAGCGGGACGAGCTGGACGGGCAAGATGCTCTCGGCGGGCGGCGAGCTGGTCTACGTCAACGAGCCGCTGAACCCCCAGCACCCGCCCGGACGGTGCCCGGGGGTGCTCAACGCCCAGGTCACCCACCGCTTCCAGTACATCTGCCCGGACAACGACGAGACCTGGCTGCCCGCCTTCGCCGACACCGTCGCACTGCGCTACCGGTTCCTGGCCGAGCTGCGCCGCAACCGCTCGCCGTACGACCTGGCGAGGATGGCCCGGTACGGCACGGCGTTCACGCTCGGCCGGCTGACCGGGCGCCGGGCGCTGCTGGACGACCCGTTCGCGCTGTTCTCGGCCGGCTGGTTCGCCGAGCGGCTCGGCTGCCGGGTGGTCATCCTGCTCCGCGACCCCGTGTCGTTCGTCGGGAGCTGGCAGCGGCTGGGCTGGACGATCTACTTCCACGAGCTGCTCGAACAGCCGTTGCTGGTCCGGGACCACCCGCACCTGGAGGAGCTCCGCCCGCTGGTGGGCTGCCAGGACCGGCTCGCCAAGGCCGTCGCCCTGTGGCGTGCGGCCCGGACCGTCGCCGCCGACCTGGCCGCGCGGCATCCGGGGATCCTGCTGGCCCGCTACGAGGATCTGGCCGCCGATCCGGCGCGGGGCTTCCGCCGCCTGTACGACTGGTCGGGCCTGACCTGGTCCGTCCGTGCCGAGGAGCGCATCTCCCGCGCGTGCACGGCAGCCGCCACCGGTGCCGGCGGCTTCGCCTGGAGCGGTCTGTCCCGCACCGCCTACCGGCCGATGGACTCCCGCCGGGCCCTGGTCACGGCGGCCGGCCGGCTGACCCCGGAGGAGATCCATCGGGTCAGGGAGCTGGCCTCCCGGTAG
- a CDS encoding WecB/TagA/CpsF family glycosyltransferase, producing MAFRTVQGALSVPRQRPRPDKATRRRLRRRVHVAGLAIDPMTESEVVDHVVDALKRGEGGHLVTPNVDISWAAARDSEVRGIIEEADLVVADGMPLVWAAKLLGTPVPSRVAGADLIWSLAEAATFYRYPIYLLGGPPGVATQAAGRLTARHPGLLVAGTDAPPYGFEADSESYAKVRDALVAAGPRLVFVGLGFPKQDRLIGMLRKDLPGTWFVGCGSAIAFAAGAVRRAPQWMQRAGLEWLFRLLNEPGRLARRYLLHDLPFALWLLTVCLFRRLFS from the coding sequence ATGGCGTTCAGGACCGTCCAGGGGGCGTTGAGCGTCCCGCGCCAGCGGCCGCGCCCGGACAAGGCCACCCGCAGGCGGCTCCGCCGCAGGGTGCACGTAGCCGGTCTGGCGATCGATCCGATGACCGAGAGCGAGGTCGTCGACCACGTGGTCGACGCGCTGAAGCGCGGTGAAGGCGGTCACCTCGTCACCCCGAACGTGGACATCAGCTGGGCCGCCGCCCGCGACTCCGAGGTGCGCGGCATCATCGAGGAGGCCGACCTCGTGGTGGCCGACGGCATGCCGCTGGTGTGGGCGGCGAAGCTGCTCGGCACGCCCGTCCCCAGCAGGGTGGCCGGCGCCGATCTGATCTGGTCCCTGGCGGAGGCCGCCACCTTCTACCGCTACCCGATCTACCTGCTGGGCGGGCCGCCGGGGGTGGCCACGCAGGCGGCCGGCCGGCTGACCGCCCGCCATCCCGGGCTGCTCGTCGCCGGCACCGACGCCCCGCCGTACGGGTTCGAGGCCGACTCCGAGAGCTACGCGAAGGTCAGGGACGCCCTGGTGGCGGCCGGGCCCCGGCTGGTCTTCGTCGGGCTCGGCTTCCCCAAGCAGGACCGGCTCATCGGGATGCTCCGCAAGGACCTGCCCGGCACCTGGTTCGTGGGGTGCGGCTCGGCCATCGCGTTCGCGGCCGGTGCGGTGCGCCGGGCGCCCCAGTGGATGCAGCGGGCCGGGCTGGAGTGGCTCTTCCGGCTGCTCAACGAGCCCGGCCGGCTGGCCCGCCGGTATCTGCTCCACGACCTGCCGTTCGCGCTCTGGCTGCTCACCGTCTGCCTGTTCCGGCGGCTGTTCTCCTGA
- a CDS encoding glycosyltransferase family 2 protein encodes MSPSVGVVIPTRGRRPDQLRSATRATLGQDHSGAVEVVIVVDGGDPVSVVDQVAGLLAGRVPAARGETTGARGVRVVANRLSPGLPGARNTGIAALGTDLVAFCDDDDQWLPGKLSAQVAALEAAPGAEFSSCAIQVEYGSRRVPRLAGTDLVTRAHLVRSRMVMVHSSTFLFRRGTFWVDESAPNGQNEDWDLALRAAARHPIVHVDRPLVRVRWGGSLYATRWADRIAGLEWMLARHPDLAVDPRGAARVYGQLAFHHAALGRRREAGRWAWRAFAARHGEPRAPLALAVAAGLVSAQAVLSTLHHRGHGI; translated from the coding sequence GTGAGTCCATCGGTGGGTGTGGTCATCCCCACAAGAGGGCGCCGGCCCGACCAGTTGCGCTCGGCCACGCGCGCCACGCTCGGTCAGGATCATTCCGGCGCCGTGGAGGTCGTCATCGTCGTGGACGGCGGCGACCCGGTCTCGGTCGTCGACCAGGTGGCCGGCCTGCTGGCCGGCCGGGTTCCGGCGGCCCGGGGGGAGACGACGGGCGCGCGCGGTGTCCGGGTGGTGGCCAACAGGCTCAGCCCCGGCCTGCCCGGGGCACGCAACACGGGCATCGCGGCGCTCGGCACCGACCTGGTGGCCTTCTGCGACGACGACGACCAGTGGCTGCCCGGCAAGCTCAGCGCCCAGGTCGCCGCCCTGGAGGCGGCGCCGGGTGCGGAGTTCTCCAGCTGTGCCATCCAGGTCGAGTACGGCTCCCGCCGCGTTCCCCGTCTCGCCGGGACCGACCTGGTCACCCGTGCCCACCTGGTGCGCTCCCGCATGGTGATGGTCCACTCCTCGACGTTCCTGTTCCGGCGGGGCACGTTCTGGGTCGACGAGAGCGCGCCCAACGGCCAGAACGAGGACTGGGACCTGGCGCTGCGCGCCGCCGCGCGCCACCCGATCGTGCACGTCGACCGCCCCCTGGTGCGCGTCCGCTGGGGCGGCTCCCTGTACGCGACCCGATGGGCCGATCGAATCGCCGGGCTGGAGTGGATGCTCGCCCGGCACCCTGATCTGGCCGTGGATCCGCGCGGCGCGGCGCGGGTCTACGGTCAACTCGCCTTCCACCACGCCGCCCTCGGCCGGCGGCGGGAGGCGGGCCGCTGGGCCTGGCGGGCGTTCGCCGCGCGGCACGGCGAACCCCGCGCGCCCCTCGCGCTCGCCGTGGCGGCGGGCCTGGTGTCGGCTCAGGCCGTGCTCAGCACGCTGCATCACCGCGGGCACGGCATCTGA
- a CDS encoding sulfotransferase codes for MSDSPVPARVVFVGGLGRSGTTLLERLLGEVPGVAPLGEVVHLWARGVLADEACGCREPFGSCPFWRKVGERAFGGWSEGLAHRVLALRHRVDRTRRIPVLAQLLTEERPDDGGWPSSGLAELSEYAAAHRRLYDAAGEVADCPVVIDSSKHASLAFCLAAAGVDVHVVHVVRDPRAVAHSWHRRVARPEDGRPMTRWSPARTSLHWLTQNLSLELLARRGVSVTRIRYEDLLGAPAETLRRLVARIGLRPRLDFLADGGAELSMAHTASGNPMRFTVGRIGLTPDEGWRTAASGRHQRLVAALTWPLMHKYGYRGRLA; via the coding sequence GTGTCTGATAGCCCCGTCCCCGCCAGGGTCGTTTTCGTGGGCGGCCTCGGCCGTAGCGGCACCACTCTGCTGGAGCGCCTCCTCGGTGAGGTGCCCGGCGTCGCGCCGCTCGGAGAGGTCGTTCATCTCTGGGCCCGGGGAGTGCTGGCGGACGAGGCGTGCGGATGCCGCGAGCCGTTCGGCTCGTGCCCGTTCTGGCGCAAGGTCGGCGAGCGCGCGTTCGGCGGCTGGTCGGAGGGGCTGGCCCACCGGGTGCTGGCGCTCCGGCATCGGGTGGACCGCACCCGGCGCATCCCCGTCCTGGCCCAGCTCCTCACCGAGGAGCGGCCGGACGACGGCGGATGGCCCTCCTCCGGCCTCGCCGAGCTGAGCGAGTACGCCGCCGCCCATCGCCGCCTGTACGACGCGGCGGGCGAGGTCGCCGACTGCCCGGTCGTGATCGACTCCAGCAAGCACGCCTCCCTGGCCTTCTGCCTGGCCGCGGCCGGAGTCGACGTGCACGTCGTGCATGTCGTCCGCGACCCCCGGGCGGTCGCGCACTCCTGGCACCGGCGGGTCGCGCGCCCCGAGGACGGCCGCCCCATGACCCGCTGGTCGCCGGCCCGGACCTCGCTGCACTGGCTGACCCAGAACCTCAGCCTGGAGCTCCTGGCACGCCGGGGCGTCTCCGTCACCCGGATCCGCTACGAGGATCTCCTCGGCGCCCCCGCCGAGACGCTCAGGCGCCTGGTCGCCAGGATCGGGCTCCGGCCCCGCCTGGACTTCCTCGCCGACGGCGGGGCCGAGCTCTCGATGGCCCACACGGCCTCGGGCAACCCCATGCGCTTCACGGTCGGCCGGATCGGGCTGACCCCGGACGAGGGCTGGCGCACCGCCGCCTCGGGCCGGCACCAACGCCTGGTCGCCGCACTGACCTGGCCGCTCATGCACAAGTACGGCTATCGCGGGAGGCTCGCGTGA